A window of the Eulemur rufifrons isolate Redbay chromosome 6, OSU_ERuf_1, whole genome shotgun sequence genome harbors these coding sequences:
- the TMEM223 gene encoding transmembrane protein 223 — protein sequence MAVPWLRWPKGLPVVLRPLLTRRLVYDATPTRDVLLFEHERGRFFAILGLFCAGQGVFWASLAVATLSRPPVPVQPRDAKAPDGGRLDLRSALWRYGLAVGCGAIGALVLGAGLLFSLRSVRSVMLRAGGQQVTLTTHAPFGLGAHFTVPLNQVSCMAHRGEVPAMLPLKVKGRRFYFLLDKAGHFPNTKLFDNTVGAYRSL from the exons ATGGCGGTGCCGTGGCTGCGCTGGCCCAAGGGGCTGCCGGTCGTGTTGCGACCCCTGCTCACGCGCCGGTTAGTGTACGACGCGACCCCGACACGGGACGTGCTGCTGTTCGAGCATGAAAGGGGTCGCTTCTTCGCCATCCTCGGGCTTTTCTGCGCCGGCCAGGGCGTCTTCTGGGCCTCCCTGGCCGTGGCAACGTTGTCCCGGCCCCCGGTCCCTGTGCAGCCTCGGGACGCGAAGGCCCCGGATGGTGGCCGCTTGGACCTGCGCTCTGCGCTCTGGCGCTACGGGCTGGCGGTCGGCTGCGGCGCCATCG GAGCCCTGGTGCTTGGTGCTggtcttctcttctccctccgtTCTGTGCGCTCAGTGATGCTTCGAGCTGGAGGACAGCAGGTGACCCTCACCACTCATGCCCCCTTTGGCTTGGGGGCCCATTTCACTGTTCCCTTGAACCAGGTGTCCTGCATGGCCCACCGGGGTGAAGTCCCTGCCATGTTGCCTCTGAAGGTCAAAGGCCGGCGCTTCTATTTCCTCTTGGACAAAGCTGGACACTTCCCCAACACAAAACTCTTTGACAATACCGTGGGTGCCTACCGGAGCTTGTGA
- the TMEM179B gene encoding transmembrane protein 179B isoform X3, producing the protein MALPWLQRVELVLFAAAFLCGAVAAAALTRTQVRLRGGARGPVGLRIALVISAIAIFLVLVSACILRFGTSSLCNSIVSLNNTISCSEAQKIPWTPPGTALQFYSNLHNAETSSWVNLVLWCVVLVLQVMQWKSEATPYRPLERGDPEWSSETDALVGPHLSHS; encoded by the exons ATGGCGCTGCCCTGGCTGCAGCGCGTCGAGCTCGTGCTCTTTGCTGCCGCCTTCCTGTGCGGGGCCGTGGCGGCCGCGGCGCTGACCCGGACCCAGGTGCGGctgcggggcggggc CAGAGGTCCTGTAGGGCTCCGCATTGCATTGGTCATCTCAGCTATAGCCATCTTCCTGGTCTTAGTGTCTGCCTGTATCCTTCGATTTGGCACCAGTTCCCTCTGCAACTCCATCGTCTCCCTGAACAATACAATTAG CTGCTCTGAAGCCCAGAAAATTCCATGGACACCCCCTGGAACAGCTCTGCAATTTTACTCCAATCTACACAATGCTGAA ACCTCTTCTTGGGTGAATCTGGTACTGTGGTGTGTGGTCTTGGTGCTCCAGGTCATGCAGTGGAAGTCTGAAGCTACCCCATACCGGCCTCTGGAGAGGGGGGACCCTGAGTGGAGCTCTGAGACAGATGCTCTCGTTGGGCCACACCTTTCCCATTCCTGA
- the NXF1 gene encoding nuclear RNA export factor 1 isoform X2: MSDAQDGPRVRYNPYAARPNRRGDAWHDRDRIHVTVRRDRAPPERGGAGTSQDGTSKNWFKITIPYGRKYDKSWLLSMIQSKCSVPFTPIEFHYENTRAQFFVEDASTASALKAVNYKILDRENRRISIIINSSTPPHTVQNELKPEQVEQLKLIMSKRYDGSQQALDLKGLRSDPDLVAQNIDVVLNRRSCMAATLRIIEENIPELLSLNLSNNRLYKLDDMSSIVQKAPNLKILNLSGNELKSERELDKVKGLKLEELWLDGNPLCDTFRDQSTYISAIRERFPKLLRLDGHELPPPIAFDVEAPTMLPPCKGSYFGTENLKSLVLHFLQQYYAIYDSGDRQGLLDAYHDGACCSLSIPFIPQNPARSNLAEYFKDSRNVKKLKDPTLRFRLLKHTRLNVVAFLNELPKTQHDVNSFVVDISAQTSTLLCFSVNGVFKEVDGKSRDSLRAFTRTFIAVPASNSGLCIVNDELFVRNASSEEIQRAFAMPAPTPSSSPVPTLSPEQQEMLQAFSTQSGMNLEWSQKCLQDNNWDYTRSAQVFTHLKAKGEIPEVAFMK, translated from the exons ATGAGTGATGCGCAGGATGGTCCCCGAGTACGATA CAACCCCTATGCCGCCCGTCCTAACCGTCGAGGTGATGCTTGGCATGATCGAGATCGCATTCATGTTACCGTGCGGAGAGACAGAGCTCCTCcagagagaggaggggctggCACGAGCCAGGATGGGACCTCAAAGAACTggttcaagattaca ATTCCTTATGGCAGAAAGTATGACAAGTCATGGCTCCTGAGCATGATTCAGAGCAAGTGCAGTGTCCCCTTCACCCCCATTGAG TTTCACTATGAGAACACACGGGCCCAGTTCTTTGTTGAGGATGCCAGCACTGCCTCTGCATTGAAGGCTGTCAACTACAAGATTCTGGATCGGGAGAATCGAAGG ATATCTATCATCATCAACTCCTCCACCCCGCCCCACACCGTACAGAACGAACTGAAGCCAGAACAAGTAGAGCAGCTAAAG CTGATCATGAGCAAACGATACGATGGCTCCCAACAAGCACTTGACCTCAAGGGCCTCCGTTCAGACCCAG ATTTGGTGGCCCAGAACATCGACGTTGTCCTGAATCGTAGGAGCTGTATGGCAGCTACCCTGCGAATCATTGAAGAGAACATCCCTGAG CTATTATCCTTGAACTTGAGCAACAACAGGCTATACAAGCTAGATGATATGTCCAGTATTGTGCAGAAGGCACCCAACCTAAAGATCCTAAACCTCTCTGGAAACGAA TTGAAGTCTGAGCGGGAGCTGGACAAGGTAAAAGGGCTGAAGCTAGAAGAGCTGTGGCTCGACGGAAACCCCCTGTGTGATACCTTCCGAGACCAGTCGACCTACATCAG CGCCATTCGAGAACGATTTCCCAAGTTATTACGCCTG GATGGGCATGAGTTACCCCCACCAATTGCCTTTGACGTTGAAGCCCCCACGATGTTACCACCCTGCAAG GGAAGCTATTTTGGAACAGAGAACCTAAAGAGTCTGGTCCTGCACTTCCTACAGCA GTACTATGCAATTTATGACTCTGGAGATCGGCAGGGGCTCCTGGATGCCTACCATGATGGGGCCTGCTGTTCCCTCAGCATTCCTTTCATACCCCAGAATCCTGCCCG AAGCAACTTGGCCGAGTACTTCAAGGACAGCAGAAATGTGAAGAAGCTTAAAGACCCTA ccctgcgGTTCCGGTTGCTGAAGCACACACGTCTCAACGTTGTTGCCTTCCTCAATGAATTACCCAAAACCCAGCATGACGTCAATTCCTTTGTGGTAGACATAAGCGCCCAGACA AGCACATTGCTGTGTTTTTCTGTCAATGGGGTCTTCAAGGAAG TGGATGGAAAGTCTCGGGATTCTCTGCGAGCCTTCACCCGGACGTTCATTGCTGTTCCTGCCAGCAATTCAGG GCTATGTATTGTAAACGATGAGCTCTTTGTGCGGAATGCCAGCTCTGAAGAGATCCAAAGAGCCTTCGCCATGCCCGCGCCCACGCCTTCTTCCAGCCCAGTGCCCACCCTCTCCCCGGAGCAGCAGGAAATGTTGCAGGCATTCTCTACCCAGTCCGGCATGAACCTTGAGTGGTCCCAGAA GTGCCTTCAGGACAACAACTGGGACTACACCAGATCTGCCCAGGTCTTCACTCATCTCAAG GCCAAGGGCGAGATCCCAGAAGTGGCATTCATGAAGTGA
- the POLR2G gene encoding DNA-directed RNA polymerase II subunit RPB7: MFYHISLEHEILLHPRYFGPNLLNTVKQKLFTEVEGTCTGKYGFVIAVTTIDNIGAGVIQPGRGFVLYPVKYKAIVFRPFKGEVVDAVVTQVNKVGLFTEIGPMSCFISRHSIPSEMEFDPNSNPPCYKTVDEDIVIQQDDEIRLKIVGTRVDKNDIFAIGSLMDDYLGLVS, from the exons ATGTTCTACCAC ATCTCCCTGGAGCACGAGATCCTGCTGCACCCGCGCTACTTCGGCCCCAACTTGCTCAACACGGTGAAGCAGAAGCTCTTCACTGAGGTGGAGGGGACCTGTACGGGGAA GTATGGCTTTGTAATTGCTGTCACCACCATCGACAATATCGGTGCTGGTGTGATCCAGCCAGGCAGAGGCTTTGTCCTTTATCCAGTTAAGTACAAGGCCATTGTTTTCCGGCCCTTTAAAGGAGAGGTCGTGGATGCTGTTGTCACTCAGGTCAACAAG GTTGGACTCTTCACAGAAATTGGGCCCATGTCTTGCTTCATCTCCCGACAT TCCATCCCATCAGAGATGGAGTTTGATCCTAACTCCAACCCTCCTTGTTACAAGACAGTGGATGAG GACATTGTGATTCAGCAGGATGATGAGATCCGCTTGAAGATTGTGGGGACCCGTGTGGACAAGAATGACATT TTTGCTATTGGCTCCCTGATGGACGATTACTTGG GGCTTGTGAGCTGA
- the TMEM179B gene encoding transmembrane protein 179B isoform X4, with translation MALPWLQRVELVLFAAAFLCGAVAAAALTRTQGSFRGSCPLYGVAALNGSSLALSHPSAPSLCYFVAGASGLLALYCLLLLLFWVYSSCIEDSHRGPVGLRIALVISAIAIFLVLVSACILRFGTSSLCNSIVSLNNTIRPLLG, from the exons ATGGCGCTGCCCTGGCTGCAGCGCGTCGAGCTCGTGCTCTTTGCTGCCGCCTTCCTGTGCGGGGCCGTGGCGGCCGCGGCGCTGACCCGGACCCAG GGTTCCTTCAGGGGCAGCTGTCCACTGTATGGTGTGGCTGCCCTGAATGGCTCCTCCCTGGCCTTATCCCACCCGTCTGCCCCATCCCTCTGCTACTTTGTAGCTGGGGCCTCTGGTCTCCTGGCCCTCTACTGCCTCCTGCTTCTGCTCTTCTGGGTCTACAGCAGCTGCATCGAGGACTCCCACAG AGGTCCTGTAGGGCTCCGCATTGCATTGGTCATCTCAGCTATAGCCATCTTCCTGGTCTTAGTGTCTGCCTGTATCCTTCGATTTGGCACCAGTTCCCTCTGCAACTCCATCGTCTCCCTGAACAATACAATTAG ACCTCTTCTTGGGTGA
- the TAF6L gene encoding TAF6-like RNA polymerase II p300/CBP-associated factor-associated factor 65 kDa subunit 6L, with product MSEREERRFVEIPRESVRLMAESTGLELSDEVAALLAEDVCYRLREATQNSSQFMKHTKRRKLTVEDFNRALRWSSVEAVCGYGSQEALPLRPAREGELYFPEDREVNLVELALATNIPKGCAETAVRVHVSYLDGKGNLAPQGSVPSAVSSLTDDLLKYYQQVTRAVLGDDPQLMKVALQDLQTNSKIAALLPYFVYVVSGVKSVSHDLEQLHRLLQVARSLVRNPHLCLGPYVRSLVGSVLYCVLEPLAASINPLNDHWTLRDGAALLLSHIFWTHGDLVSGLYQQILLSLQKVLADPVRPLCSHYGAVVGLHALGWKAVERVLYPHLSTYWTNLQAVLDDYSVSNAQVKADGHKVYGAILVAVERLLKMKAQAAEPNRSSQSGRGCRRRPDDLPWDSLLLQESPSGGGAEPGFGSGLPLPPGGAGPEDPSPSVTLADIYRELYAFFGDSLATRFGTGQPAPTAPRPPGDKKEPAAAPDSVRKMPQLTANAMVSPHGDESPRGGGGGPPSASAPAASESRPLPRVHRARGAPRQQGPGAGTRDVFQKSRFAPRGAPHFRFIIAGRQAGRRCRGRLFQTAFPAPYGPSPASRYVQKLPMIGRTGRPARRWALSDYSLYLPL from the exons ATGTCGGAGCGAGAAGAGCGGCGCTTTGTGGAGATTCCTCGTGAGTCGGTCCGGCTCATGGCGGAGAGCACAGGCCTAGAGCTGAGTGACGAGGTGGCAGCCCTGCTCGCAGAGGACGTGTGCTACCGTCTCAGGGAGGCCACGCAG AATAGCTCTCAGTTCATGAAGCACACCAAACGGCGGAAGCTGACAGTTGAGGACTTCAACAGAGCCCTCAGATGGAGCAGTGTGGAG GCTGTGTGTGGTTATGGATCCCAGGAGGCACTGCCCCTGCGCCCTGCCAGGGAGGGTGAGCTCTACTTTCCTGAGGACCGAGAGGTGAACCTGGTGGAGCTGGCTCTGGCCACCAACATCCCCAAAGGCTGTGCTGAGACGGCTGTCAGAG TTCATGTCTCCTACTTGGATGGCAAAGGGAACCTGGCACCTCAAGGATCAG TGCCCAGCGCCGTGTCCTCCCTGACGGACGACCTTCTCAAGTACTATCAGCAGGTGACTCGGGCTGTGCTAGGGGATGATCCCCAGCTGATGAAG GTCGCTCTCCAGGACTTGCAGACGAATTCCAAGATTGCAGCGCTCCTGCCTTACTTTGTTTATGTGGTCAGTGGG GTAAAATCTGTAAGCCATGACCTGGAGCAGCTGCACCGGCTTCTGCAGGTGGCACGGAGCCTAGTTCGGAATCCACACCTCTGCCTGGGACCCTACGTCCGCTCCCTGGTGGGCAGTGTCCTCTACTGTGTCCTGGAGCCACTGGCTGCCTCCATCAACCCCCTGAATGACCACTGGACTCTGCGGGATGGGGCTGCCCTCCTGCTCAGCCACATATTCTG GACTCATGGGGACCTTGTAAGTGGCCTCTATCAGCAGATCCTGCTGTCCCTGCAGAAGGTGCTGGCAGACCCTGTGCGGCCTCTCTGCTCTCACTATGGAGCTGTGGTGGGGCTGCATGCTCTTGGCTGGAAG GCAGTAGAGCGAGTCCTGTACCCACACCTGTCCACTTACTGGACAAACCTGCAGGCTGTGCTGGATGATTATTCAGTATCTAATGCCCAGGTCAAAGCAGATGGGCACAAAGTCTATGGAGCCATTCTG GTGGCCGTGGAGCGACTGCTGAAGATGaaggcccaggcagcagagcccaACAGGAGTAGCCAAAGCGGCAGGGGGTGCCGGCGGCGTCCTGACGACCTGCCTTGGGACAGCCTTCTCCTGCAAGAGTCTCCCTCCGGGGGCGGTGCAGAGCCAGGCTTTGGGTCTGGACTCCCGCTGCCACCAGGGGGCGCGGGGCCGGAGGACCCTTCTCCTTCGGTGACTCTGGCGGACATCTACCGGGAGCTCTACGCCTTCTTCGGTGACAGTCTGGCAACTCGCTTCGGCACAGGCCAGCCCGCGCCCACGGCCCCGCGGCCGCCCGGGGACAAGAAGGAGCCGGCGGCCGCCCCGGACTCGGTGCGGAAGATGCCCCAACTGACCGCCAACGCCATGGTCAGCCCTCACGGCGACGAGAGCCCtcgaggaggcggcggcggcccgcCGTCGGCTTCCGCGCCCGCCGCCTCTGAGAGCAGGCCGCTGCCGCGTGTGCACCGGGCGCGGGGGGCGCCCCGCCAGCAGGGTCCCGGCGCCGGCACCCGCGACGTCTTCCAGAAGAGCCGCTTCGCCCCGCGCGGCGCCCCCCACTTCCGGTTTATCATCGCCGGGCGGCAGGCCGGGAGGCGCTGCCGCGGCCGCCTTTTCCAGACTGCCTTCCCCGCGCCTTACGGGCCCAGCCCGGCCTCCCGCTACGTGCAGAAGCTGCCCATGATCGGCCGCACCGGCCGCCCCGCCCGCCGCTGGGCGCTCTCGGACTACTCGCTGTACCTGCCGCTGTGA
- the TMEM179B gene encoding transmembrane protein 179B isoform X2 has product MALPWLQRVELVLFAAAFLCGAVAAAALTRTQGSFRGSCPLYGVAALNGSSLALSHPSAPSLCYFVAGASGLLALYCLLLLLFWVYSSCIEDSHRGPVGLRIALVISAIAIFLVLVSACILRFGTSCSEAQKIPWTPPGTALQFYSNLHNAETSSWVNLVLWCVVLVLQVMQWKSEATPYRPLERGDPEWSSETDALVGPHLSHS; this is encoded by the exons ATGGCGCTGCCCTGGCTGCAGCGCGTCGAGCTCGTGCTCTTTGCTGCCGCCTTCCTGTGCGGGGCCGTGGCGGCCGCGGCGCTGACCCGGACCCAG GGTTCCTTCAGGGGCAGCTGTCCACTGTATGGTGTGGCTGCCCTGAATGGCTCCTCCCTGGCCTTATCCCACCCGTCTGCCCCATCCCTCTGCTACTTTGTAGCTGGGGCCTCTGGTCTCCTGGCCCTCTACTGCCTCCTGCTTCTGCTCTTCTGGGTCTACAGCAGCTGCATCGAGGACTCCCACAG AGGTCCTGTAGGGCTCCGCATTGCATTGGTCATCTCAGCTATAGCCATCTTCCTGGTCTTAGTGTCTGCCTGTATCCTTCGATTTGGCAC CAGCTGCTCTGAAGCCCAGAAAATTCCATGGACACCCCCTGGAACAGCTCTGCAATTTTACTCCAATCTACACAATGCTGAA ACCTCTTCTTGGGTGAATCTGGTACTGTGGTGTGTGGTCTTGGTGCTCCAGGTCATGCAGTGGAAGTCTGAAGCTACCCCATACCGGCCTCTGGAGAGGGGGGACCCTGAGTGGAGCTCTGAGACAGATGCTCTCGTTGGGCCACACCTTTCCCATTCCTGA
- the NXF1 gene encoding nuclear RNA export factor 1 isoform X1 produces MADEGKSYNEHDDRVSFPQRRKKGRGPFRWKYGEGNRRSGRGGSGIRSSRLEEDDGDVAMSDAQDGPRVRYNPYAARPNRRGDAWHDRDRIHVTVRRDRAPPERGGAGTSQDGTSKNWFKITIPYGRKYDKSWLLSMIQSKCSVPFTPIEFHYENTRAQFFVEDASTASALKAVNYKILDRENRRISIIINSSTPPHTVQNELKPEQVEQLKLIMSKRYDGSQQALDLKGLRSDPDLVAQNIDVVLNRRSCMAATLRIIEENIPELLSLNLSNNRLYKLDDMSSIVQKAPNLKILNLSGNELKSERELDKVKGLKLEELWLDGNPLCDTFRDQSTYISAIRERFPKLLRLDGHELPPPIAFDVEAPTMLPPCKGSYFGTENLKSLVLHFLQQYYAIYDSGDRQGLLDAYHDGACCSLSIPFIPQNPARSNLAEYFKDSRNVKKLKDPTLRFRLLKHTRLNVVAFLNELPKTQHDVNSFVVDISAQTSTLLCFSVNGVFKEVDGKSRDSLRAFTRTFIAVPASNSGLCIVNDELFVRNASSEEIQRAFAMPAPTPSSSPVPTLSPEQQEMLQAFSTQSGMNLEWSQKCLQDNNWDYTRSAQVFTHLKAKGEIPEVAFMK; encoded by the exons ATGGCGGACGAGGGGAAGTCGTACAACG AGCATGATGACCGTGTTAGTTTTcctcaaagaaggaagaaaggccGGGGTCCTTTCCGGTGGAAATATGGTGAGGGGAATCGTCGATCTGGAAGAGGTGGTTCTGGTATTCGGTCTTCCCGCCTTGAGGAAGATGATGGAGATGTAGCAATGAGTGATGCGCAGGATGGTCCCCGAGTACGATA CAACCCCTATGCCGCCCGTCCTAACCGTCGAGGTGATGCTTGGCATGATCGAGATCGCATTCATGTTACCGTGCGGAGAGACAGAGCTCCTCcagagagaggaggggctggCACGAGCCAGGATGGGACCTCAAAGAACTggttcaagattaca ATTCCTTATGGCAGAAAGTATGACAAGTCATGGCTCCTGAGCATGATTCAGAGCAAGTGCAGTGTCCCCTTCACCCCCATTGAG TTTCACTATGAGAACACACGGGCCCAGTTCTTTGTTGAGGATGCCAGCACTGCCTCTGCATTGAAGGCTGTCAACTACAAGATTCTGGATCGGGAGAATCGAAGG ATATCTATCATCATCAACTCCTCCACCCCGCCCCACACCGTACAGAACGAACTGAAGCCAGAACAAGTAGAGCAGCTAAAG CTGATCATGAGCAAACGATACGATGGCTCCCAACAAGCACTTGACCTCAAGGGCCTCCGTTCAGACCCAG ATTTGGTGGCCCAGAACATCGACGTTGTCCTGAATCGTAGGAGCTGTATGGCAGCTACCCTGCGAATCATTGAAGAGAACATCCCTGAG CTATTATCCTTGAACTTGAGCAACAACAGGCTATACAAGCTAGATGATATGTCCAGTATTGTGCAGAAGGCACCCAACCTAAAGATCCTAAACCTCTCTGGAAACGAA TTGAAGTCTGAGCGGGAGCTGGACAAGGTAAAAGGGCTGAAGCTAGAAGAGCTGTGGCTCGACGGAAACCCCCTGTGTGATACCTTCCGAGACCAGTCGACCTACATCAG CGCCATTCGAGAACGATTTCCCAAGTTATTACGCCTG GATGGGCATGAGTTACCCCCACCAATTGCCTTTGACGTTGAAGCCCCCACGATGTTACCACCCTGCAAG GGAAGCTATTTTGGAACAGAGAACCTAAAGAGTCTGGTCCTGCACTTCCTACAGCA GTACTATGCAATTTATGACTCTGGAGATCGGCAGGGGCTCCTGGATGCCTACCATGATGGGGCCTGCTGTTCCCTCAGCATTCCTTTCATACCCCAGAATCCTGCCCG AAGCAACTTGGCCGAGTACTTCAAGGACAGCAGAAATGTGAAGAAGCTTAAAGACCCTA ccctgcgGTTCCGGTTGCTGAAGCACACACGTCTCAACGTTGTTGCCTTCCTCAATGAATTACCCAAAACCCAGCATGACGTCAATTCCTTTGTGGTAGACATAAGCGCCCAGACA AGCACATTGCTGTGTTTTTCTGTCAATGGGGTCTTCAAGGAAG TGGATGGAAAGTCTCGGGATTCTCTGCGAGCCTTCACCCGGACGTTCATTGCTGTTCCTGCCAGCAATTCAGG GCTATGTATTGTAAACGATGAGCTCTTTGTGCGGAATGCCAGCTCTGAAGAGATCCAAAGAGCCTTCGCCATGCCCGCGCCCACGCCTTCTTCCAGCCCAGTGCCCACCCTCTCCCCGGAGCAGCAGGAAATGTTGCAGGCATTCTCTACCCAGTCCGGCATGAACCTTGAGTGGTCCCAGAA GTGCCTTCAGGACAACAACTGGGACTACACCAGATCTGCCCAGGTCTTCACTCATCTCAAG GCCAAGGGCGAGATCCCAGAAGTGGCATTCATGAAGTGA
- the TMEM179B gene encoding transmembrane protein 179B isoform X1 produces MALPWLQRVELVLFAAAFLCGAVAAAALTRTQGSFRGSCPLYGVAALNGSSLALSHPSAPSLCYFVAGASGLLALYCLLLLLFWVYSSCIEDSHRGPVGLRIALVISAIAIFLVLVSACILRFGTSSLCNSIVSLNNTISCSEAQKIPWTPPGTALQFYSNLHNAETSSWVNLVLWCVVLVLQVMQWKSEATPYRPLERGDPEWSSETDALVGPHLSHS; encoded by the exons ATGGCGCTGCCCTGGCTGCAGCGCGTCGAGCTCGTGCTCTTTGCTGCCGCCTTCCTGTGCGGGGCCGTGGCGGCCGCGGCGCTGACCCGGACCCAG GGTTCCTTCAGGGGCAGCTGTCCACTGTATGGTGTGGCTGCCCTGAATGGCTCCTCCCTGGCCTTATCCCACCCGTCTGCCCCATCCCTCTGCTACTTTGTAGCTGGGGCCTCTGGTCTCCTGGCCCTCTACTGCCTCCTGCTTCTGCTCTTCTGGGTCTACAGCAGCTGCATCGAGGACTCCCACAG AGGTCCTGTAGGGCTCCGCATTGCATTGGTCATCTCAGCTATAGCCATCTTCCTGGTCTTAGTGTCTGCCTGTATCCTTCGATTTGGCACCAGTTCCCTCTGCAACTCCATCGTCTCCCTGAACAATACAATTAG CTGCTCTGAAGCCCAGAAAATTCCATGGACACCCCCTGGAACAGCTCTGCAATTTTACTCCAATCTACACAATGCTGAA ACCTCTTCTTGGGTGAATCTGGTACTGTGGTGTGTGGTCTTGGTGCTCCAGGTCATGCAGTGGAAGTCTGAAGCTACCCCATACCGGCCTCTGGAGAGGGGGGACCCTGAGTGGAGCTCTGAGACAGATGCTCTCGTTGGGCCACACCTTTCCCATTCCTGA
- the NXF1 gene encoding nuclear RNA export factor 1 isoform X3, giving the protein MADEGKSYNEHDDRVSFPQRRKKGRGPFRWKYGEGNRRSGRGGSGIRSSRLEEDDGDVAMSDAQDGPRVRYNPYAARPNRRGDAWHDRDRIHVTVRRDRAPPERGGAGTSQDGTSKNWFKITIPYGRKYDKSWLLSMIQSKCSVPFTPIEFHYENTRAQFFVEDASTASALKAVNYKILDRENRRISIIINSSTPPHTVQNELKPEQVEQLKLIMSKRYDGSQQALDLKGLRSDPDLVAQNIDVVLNRRSCMAATLRIIEENIPELLSLNLSNNRLYKLDDMSSIVQKAPNLKILNLSGNELKSERELDKVKGLKLEELWLDGNPLCDTFRDQSTYIRSVVASVSPPGDLHPLGG; this is encoded by the exons ATGGCGGACGAGGGGAAGTCGTACAACG AGCATGATGACCGTGTTAGTTTTcctcaaagaaggaagaaaggccGGGGTCCTTTCCGGTGGAAATATGGTGAGGGGAATCGTCGATCTGGAAGAGGTGGTTCTGGTATTCGGTCTTCCCGCCTTGAGGAAGATGATGGAGATGTAGCAATGAGTGATGCGCAGGATGGTCCCCGAGTACGATA CAACCCCTATGCCGCCCGTCCTAACCGTCGAGGTGATGCTTGGCATGATCGAGATCGCATTCATGTTACCGTGCGGAGAGACAGAGCTCCTCcagagagaggaggggctggCACGAGCCAGGATGGGACCTCAAAGAACTggttcaagattaca ATTCCTTATGGCAGAAAGTATGACAAGTCATGGCTCCTGAGCATGATTCAGAGCAAGTGCAGTGTCCCCTTCACCCCCATTGAG TTTCACTATGAGAACACACGGGCCCAGTTCTTTGTTGAGGATGCCAGCACTGCCTCTGCATTGAAGGCTGTCAACTACAAGATTCTGGATCGGGAGAATCGAAGG ATATCTATCATCATCAACTCCTCCACCCCGCCCCACACCGTACAGAACGAACTGAAGCCAGAACAAGTAGAGCAGCTAAAG CTGATCATGAGCAAACGATACGATGGCTCCCAACAAGCACTTGACCTCAAGGGCCTCCGTTCAGACCCAG ATTTGGTGGCCCAGAACATCGACGTTGTCCTGAATCGTAGGAGCTGTATGGCAGCTACCCTGCGAATCATTGAAGAGAACATCCCTGAG CTATTATCCTTGAACTTGAGCAACAACAGGCTATACAAGCTAGATGATATGTCCAGTATTGTGCAGAAGGCACCCAACCTAAAGATCCTAAACCTCTCTGGAAACGAA TTGAAGTCTGAGCGGGAGCTGGACAAGGTAAAAGGGCTGAAGCTAGAAGAGCTGTGGCTCGACGGAAACCCCCTGTGTGATACCTTCCGAGACCAGTCGACCTACATCAGGTCAGTTGTAGCCTCTGTCTCCCCTCCTGGGGACCTTCACcccctgggaggctga